A window of Staphylococcus lloydii genomic DNA:
AATGGGGTTCTTTAGATGCATTTAAAGAAGAATTTGCTGATAAAGCTGCAGGCCGTTTCGGTTCAGGTTGGGCATGGTTAGTAGTAAATAACGGTAACTTAGAAATCGTTACTACACCTAACCAAGACAACCCATTAACTGAAGGTAAAACACCTATCTTAGGTTTAGATGTTTGGGAACATGCTTATTACCTTAAATATCAAAACAAACGTCCAGATTACATCAGTGCTTTCTGGAACGTAGTTAACTGGGAAAAAGTTGACGAATTATACAATGCAGCTAAATAATTTTATTTAGTTGATGACAGCCTTTAACGAGGCTGTCATTTTTTTTATTAAAATTATAGAAATATAAGGTGATTTAATATATCATTTGAATAGAGAACTATTGAATAGAGGTAGGTTGATTTGTTAAAACGTTTAAAAGAAAAATCAAATGATGAAAAAATAAGAAATACAATGAATAAAAGAGTTAGCTTTGTTTTTGGGCTGATTGTTTTTATCTTTGCTATTGTCGTACTCAGATTAGGTTATTTACAAATTGCCCAAGGTTCTCATTACAAACAGCAAATTAAAAATAGCGAAAACATAACTGTAAATGAGTCAGTACCAAGGGGTAGGATTCTTGATAGAAATGGTAAAGTTATCGTAGATAATGCATCAAAAATGTCTATTACATACACTCGTGGTAAAAAAACGTCACAAGATGAAGTATTAACCACGGCACGAAAGTTATCTAAACTTATTCACATGAAAACGGATCAAATCACTGATAGAGATAAGCAAGATTATTGGATACAGAAACATCCAAATAAATCTAAAGCCATGATGAAACATGAGCAAAGTCTATTAGATGATGGCAGTATCTCACAAGAACAATATGATGCTACTTTACATAAAAAAATAACATCAAAACAATTAAATAGTTTAACTGATAAAGATTTACAAGTACTGGCAATTTATCGTGAAATGATGTCCGGTTCTACTTTGAATCCACAAACCATTAAAAACGACGGTGTAACGAAGAAAGAATACGCTGCTGTTTCGCAAAAATTAACACAGTTACCGGGCGTAAATACGAGTATGGATTGGGATAGAAAATATCCTTATGGTGATACTTTAAGAGGCGTTTTAGGTGATGTTTCTACATCTAAAGAAGGTATCCCTAAAGAATTAACAGATAAATATTTATCTAAAGGATACTCTCGTAACGATCGTGTCGGTAAATCATATTTAGAATATCAATACGAAGACATTTTAAAAGGTAAGAAAAAAGAAATGAAATATACGACAGATAAATCTGGAGATATAATCAATTCTAAAGTTGTAAACCCAGGTTCTCGTGGTGATGATTTAGTTTTAAGTATTGATATTGATTTACAACGTAAAACAGAAAAATATCTAAAAGAGCAAATTAGTAAGTTACGTGGCGAAGGCGCTAAAAATATGGATAATGCATTGATGGTTGTCCAAAACCCTAATAACGGTGATATCTTAGCTATGGTGGGTAAACAAATCCATAAAGATGGTAGTATGACTGACTACGATATCGGTACATTCACTTCCCAATACGCTGTAGGTTCATCAGTTAAAGGTGGTACTTTATTAGCAGGTTATCAAAATAATGCTATAAAAGTTGGCGAAAAAATGGTCGATGAACCATTGAAATTTGCTGGTGGTCTACAGAAACATTCTTACTTTAACCAAGATGGTAAAGTTACAATTAATGACAAACAAGCATTGATGCATTCATCAAACGTATATATGTTTAAAACTGCACTAAAAATTGCAGGTCATCCTTATATGCCTAACATGAATTTACCATCAGATATAACAGTAGCTGGTCAAAAATTACGTAAAGGGCTAAACCAAGTAGGACTTGGTGTTAAAACAGGTATCGATTTACCGAACGAAACAAGTGGTCAAATTGAACCACTAAACAATAATCCGGGTAATTATTTAGACTTAGCAATTGGACAGTATGATACTTATACGCCAATGCAACTGTCACAATATGTCTCTACAATTGCCAATAATGGCTATAGAATACAACCTCATATTGGATTAGAAATTAGAAATGCTACAAATCAAGATACGCTTGGCCCAGTTAAACAAAAAATTAAAGGCAATGTCTTGAACAAAGTTAATAACACAAAAGCACAAATCAATGAAGTGCAACAAGGTTTCAAAATGGTATTTAATGAAGTACCTGGAACAGGTTATGAAAGTTTCCATAACACTGATGTGCCATCAGCTGGTAAAACAGGTACAGCCGAAGTGTTCCAAGATGGTAAACCTAGAGTTAACTCCACTTATATCGGCTATGCACCAATAAACAATCCTAAATTAGCATTTTCAATTGTTTACACTAACCAGCCAGTACCAGAACCATGGTTAAATGGCGGTGACGTCGGTAAAGATATTATTAACGACTATTTTAAAAATAAAGAAAAATAATACCGTTAATATTAATATATGGATATTTTAGATATAAAAGAGCGATATAAAGCATTTTAATTAAAAATAAATACTTTTCAATTTTTCAAGTAAGTGGTATGATTAATAGGTCGTATTTTGAAAAGGTAAGGAGGAATTAGCATGCGCGTAAACGTAACATTAGCTTGCACAGAATGTGGAGAAAGAAACTACATTACAACTAAAAATAAACGTACTAATCCTGAACGAATCGAAATGAAAAAACACTGTGCTCGTGACAACAAACACACTATGCACCGTGAAACAAAATAATTCGTCTATAAAACTAGGTTCTTATGAACCTAGTTTTTTATTTTGCTTAAAATATGTAGCCGTTGAATGACATTATAATTGAGAAACGTTATAATAATGTCAGTATGGTTACGAAGAGGGTGAGCATTTGACTAAAGTTGAGATGCGCAAACAGATGCTAAATAAAATGAAATCATTTTCTAGCACAAATAAGCAATCTGCAGATAGTTCCTTAGCCAATCAATTATTTGATACGGAGACTTATCAAAATGCACAAACTGTTGGTATTGTGTTATCGATGCCTCACGAAGTGGATACATACAATATAATTAAACATATGTTCGAAGATAAGAAACAGGTTTTTGTTCCGGAAACAAATTACAAACTTCACGCAATGATTTTTAAAGAAATCACTGATTTTGCTGAAATTGAATTAGATAGCAAAGGGATTAATCATGTGATTGCCGATAATGAAACTACAGAGAATTTAGATTTATTAATCGTACCTGGTGTTGTGTTTAACCATCAAGGATATCGGATTGGCTATGGTGGTGGATATTTCGACAAATTTTTAGCAAGTCATAAACAGGATACAATAAGCTTGGTTTATGATTTTCAAATTGATTCATTTGAAATTGAGGACCATGATCAACCTGTAGATACTTTAATAATCGCTACAACTTAATAATGGAGGCACAAATGGTTACAGAAAAGCATTTTTGGAAATGCAGTTATTTTTGGATAAAATACTTTAATTTTGAGTTAGTTCATCATGATGAAAATAACCAAGAAGTATGGCTTGCTCATAAAAAGAAAAGCGAGCTCGTCATATTTAATTACAATATTAAATCCGCTCAAGAAATTCGTTTTACTAAAGATAAAATAAAAGAACATAAACAAGATGTGTCTGAATTTTTAACTTTTGAACCTAAGAAAGTAACGTTCTATTTTATAACAGAGCACAACTTTACAGATGAACATTTAAACGAATCGGGTAAAACGAATTATAACATCAAAATATTAAGAAACGAGCAATCCCTTGAACGGATTATGCCTAACTTATTTATTAAAACTATATTTAAACAAGATAATAAAAAGCATACATTATCATATTTTAAGAAGCGTGTTTTAAACACTAATCCTATTGAAAAACATATGTTAAAATTTGCACCTATTACATATAGCTTAGTTATCATTAATATCATTGTTTGGTTATCGATGATTTTATTTTTCAATCATTTTACACAACTAAGTTTATTAGACGCAGGTGGTTTGGTTCATTTTAATGTTATTCATGGTGAATGGTATCGTTTAGTTACGTCTATATTTTTACATTACAACTTTGAACATATTTTAATGAACATGCTAAGCCTCTTTATTTTTGGTAAAATAGTAGAGTCGATAGTGGGTCATTGGCGTATGCTTGTAATATATTTGTTTGCAGGGATATTTGCTAACTTTGCATCTTTATCATTTAGTATTACTACGGTCTCCGCCGGTGCCAGTGGTGCAATATTTGGATTGATTGGCGCATTGTTTGCTTTTATGTTTATTAGCAAAAGCTTTAATAAAAAATTAATTGGTCAATTACTCATTGTATTAGTTATATTAATCGTAATTTCGTTATTTATGAGTAATATTAACGTTTATGCTCATATCGGCGGTTTAATCGGTGGTTTCTTAATTTGTTTATTAGGTCATTACTTCGTTAGTGATAAAAACAAGTTTTGGATTGTAGTCGTACTCTTGTTAGTTCTTTTCGTAGCTGCTCAAATTCGAATTTTCACTATTAAAGAAGATAATATCTACAATACAATCATCACCAACGAAATGACTCAAGGTAACTACAAAGAAGCTCAAAGTATGGTAAAACATACTATCAAAAAGAATTATGCGGATGACGAAACATATTATTTAAACGGTTTAATTACTACGACGTTAAATTCTAGAGCTGAAGGTATGGCTGACTGGGAGCGAGGTTTAAGATATTATCCAAATTCAGGTATTTTAAACTATGAACTTGCTATAGCAAATCGTGCATTGGATGATAAAAGTAAAGCACGCAAGTATGCTAAAAAGGCACTAAAAGCCGATCCTCATAACCATGATTATTTAAATTTAACAAAAGAGTTGAAAGATTAAATGAAACAAAATCTTAATAACTTTTATGATGTTTTGCAATTGTTAAAACAATACGGTTTTATTATTTATTTTAAAGATAAAGACGATATGTATGAAATGATTGAACAAGAAATTTCTCAATTATTCCAATATGAATTAATATCAAAAGACGATTATATTAAATGCAAATTAATTATAAAGCAGAGAAGGATGAATAGATAAATGAAGAAAATCATATTAGCTGCAGATATTGGCGGTACAACTTGTAAATTAGGTTTATTTGATGAAAATCTAGAAAGATTAGAAAAATGGTCAATTGATACTGATACTACTGATTCAACAGGATATAAGTTATTAAAAGGCGTTTATGATTCATTTGAAGAAAAAGTAGCGGAATTCGGTTATAAATTTGAAGACGTTATCGGTGTAGGTATTGGCGTACCAGGTCCAATAGAATTTGAAACTGGGATAGTATATGGTGCTGTCAACTTATATTGGGATGATCGTGTGAATGTTAGAGAAATATTCCAACAATTCGTTTCATGTCCTGTTTACGTAGATAATGATGCCAATGTTGCAGCAT
This region includes:
- a CDS encoding peptidoglycan D,D-transpeptidase FtsI family protein, with translation MLKRLKEKSNDEKIRNTMNKRVSFVFGLIVFIFAIVVLRLGYLQIAQGSHYKQQIKNSENITVNESVPRGRILDRNGKVIVDNASKMSITYTRGKKTSQDEVLTTARKLSKLIHMKTDQITDRDKQDYWIQKHPNKSKAMMKHEQSLLDDGSISQEQYDATLHKKITSKQLNSLTDKDLQVLAIYREMMSGSTLNPQTIKNDGVTKKEYAAVSQKLTQLPGVNTSMDWDRKYPYGDTLRGVLGDVSTSKEGIPKELTDKYLSKGYSRNDRVGKSYLEYQYEDILKGKKKEMKYTTDKSGDIINSKVVNPGSRGDDLVLSIDIDLQRKTEKYLKEQISKLRGEGAKNMDNALMVVQNPNNGDILAMVGKQIHKDGSMTDYDIGTFTSQYAVGSSVKGGTLLAGYQNNAIKVGEKMVDEPLKFAGGLQKHSYFNQDGKVTINDKQALMHSSNVYMFKTALKIAGHPYMPNMNLPSDITVAGQKLRKGLNQVGLGVKTGIDLPNETSGQIEPLNNNPGNYLDLAIGQYDTYTPMQLSQYVSTIANNGYRIQPHIGLEIRNATNQDTLGPVKQKIKGNVLNKVNNTKAQINEVQQGFKMVFNEVPGTGYESFHNTDVPSAGKTGTAEVFQDGKPRVNSTYIGYAPINNPKLAFSIVYTNQPVPEPWLNGGDVGKDIINDYFKNKEK
- the rpmG gene encoding 50S ribosomal protein L33; amino-acid sequence: MRVNVTLACTECGERNYITTKNKRTNPERIEMKKHCARDNKHTMHRETK
- a CDS encoding 5-formyltetrahydrofolate cyclo-ligase, whose amino-acid sequence is MTKVEMRKQMLNKMKSFSSTNKQSADSSLANQLFDTETYQNAQTVGIVLSMPHEVDTYNIIKHMFEDKKQVFVPETNYKLHAMIFKEITDFAEIELDSKGINHVIADNETTENLDLLIVPGVVFNHQGYRIGYGGGYFDKFLASHKQDTISLVYDFQIDSFEIEDHDQPVDTLIIATT
- a CDS encoding rhomboid family intramembrane serine protease; translation: MVTEKHFWKCSYFWIKYFNFELVHHDENNQEVWLAHKKKSELVIFNYNIKSAQEIRFTKDKIKEHKQDVSEFLTFEPKKVTFYFITEHNFTDEHLNESGKTNYNIKILRNEQSLERIMPNLFIKTIFKQDNKKHTLSYFKKRVLNTNPIEKHMLKFAPITYSLVIINIIVWLSMILFFNHFTQLSLLDAGGLVHFNVIHGEWYRLVTSIFLHYNFEHILMNMLSLFIFGKIVESIVGHWRMLVIYLFAGIFANFASLSFSITTVSAGASGAIFGLIGALFAFMFISKSFNKKLIGQLLIVLVILIVISLFMSNINVYAHIGGLIGGFLICLLGHYFVSDKNKFWIVVVLLLVLFVAAQIRIFTIKEDNIYNTIITNEMTQGNYKEAQSMVKHTIKKNYADDETYYLNGLITTTLNSRAEGMADWERGLRYYPNSGILNYELAIANRALDDKSKARKYAKKALKADPHNHDYLNLTKELKD
- a CDS encoding YqgQ family protein, producing MKQNLNNFYDVLQLLKQYGFIIYFKDKDDMYEMIEQEISQLFQYELISKDDYIKCKLIIKQRRMNR